GGGAGCCAGCGGCGCGACGGAGCCCACGCCGTCGCGCTCGTTCAGGATCGAGAGCAGCGGCAGCGCGTCCGCCTCGATCACCTTCAAATTCGACTTCGTGCGAAGCTGGCTGCGCAGCAGGCGGACGGTCTCCTGGTTGGCGTCCACATCCTCGGTGCCGCCGGCGACGAAGCCCGCGACGAGGACGCGCTGGAACGCAGAGACGTCCAGCTTCGGCTGGATCGGTGTTTCGATCGGGATTTCGTAGAAGCTCGTGCAGGCCGCGACCACCACGGCAAACGCGAGACTAGCGAGCAGGCGGACGGTTCGCGCGGTCATTGATTTCTTTGAACAGCTCGTAGTTCTGCTTGATGAACAGGTTCTTCGAATCAAGCGCGAGCGCCTTCTCGTACGCCTTGCGCGCTTCAGCGAAATTGCCCGCCTGCTCGTAGGCAATCGCGAGGTTGTTCCACGCGGCCGCGTAGCCGGGATCGAGCTCCACCGCCTTCTGCCAGCGATAGAGCGCCTCTTTCCAGAGTCCCTTCTGCGCGACGGCGATCCCGAAGTCCACCTGCGCCTTGGCGTTCTTCGCCTCTTCGGCGTCGATCGCCACCGGGAGAAGAACCAACGCCGAGAGCAGAAATACCAGCGTCTTCCTCATCGAGAGGTCTCACTATACGCGGCTGCCCAGGGGCGGACAAGCGGTTTCCGCCCCGGGAATAGCCCATGTTGAGCAACGGTCGTACCAGGCGACGCAGCAAAAAACGCCAGCAATTTCGCGTATCGCGTGGGCAGAATCCGTAACCGCTTACGCGATGCGGCGCCAGCGCGTTGTGGAATCGTCCACGGGACCAGACACTTGCGGGCTCGCACGCCAACCGGGCCTCGAGGTACGTGCCTTGCCATCATCGCCGCCCGTCGCCGTTATTCCATATGACGCACCGGAACACTCCATCGACCCCGTCCGGCTCACCCTCTGGCCCTGCCCCGCCTGTCCGCTCGGTCTATCTGCACGAGGCCGGCTATCCCGCCTTGCTGCGTGAGATTCCGGATCCTCCCGACGAGCTGTGGGTTAGCGGCGACCTGGCCGCGCTCGAGGGACCCTGCATTGCGGTCGTGGGATCCCGGGCGGCGTCTCAATATGCGATGGAGATTTCCGCTGCTCTTGCTTTCGACCTCGCGGGCCGCGGAATGGTCGTGGTCAGCGGGATGGCGCGCGGGGTCGATGGGGCGGCCCATCGGGGCGCGCTCGAGGCGGGCGGGCGAACCGTGGCGGTTCTGGGGTCGGGCCTCAACGTTCCGTACCCCTCGGAACACGCCGGGCTGATGGAGCAGATTGCCGGCACGGGCGCGGTGGTTTCGGAGCTGCCGCCGGACGCCCCGCCGCTGCCGCACCATTTCCCGCTGCGAAACCGCATCATCAGCGGGCTTTCGCGGGCCGTGGTCGTCATCGAAGCGGGCGAGAAGAGCGGGTCGCTCATCACTGCCAGATGTGCCCTGGAGCAGGGCCGGGAGGTGATGGCGGTGCCTGGAAACGCCCTGAGCGGGCGGAACCGGGGCTCGCACGCGCTCCTGAAGGACGGGGCAAAGCTCGTCGAGGGAGTTGACGATATTCTGGAAGAACTCGGCTTCTCCCGGCCGGGCCCTGCGTCAGTTGCCGACCCTAACCCGTTGCTGCATAATGGTTTGATCTCCACCCTGCAGCCTG
The sequence above is a segment of the Acidobacteriota bacterium genome. Coding sequences within it:
- a CDS encoding tetratricopeptide repeat protein codes for the protein MRKTLVFLLSALVLLPVAIDAEEAKNAKAQVDFGIAVAQKGLWKEALYRWQKAVELDPGYAAAWNNLAIAYEQAGNFAEARKAYEKALALDSKNLFIKQNYELFKEINDRANRPPAR
- the dprA gene encoding DNA-protecting protein DprA, coding for MLREIPDPPDELWVSGDLAALEGPCIAVVGSRAASQYAMEISAALAFDLAGRGMVVVSGMARGVDGAAHRGALEAGGRTVAVLGSGLNVPYPSEHAGLMEQIAGTGAVVSELPPDAPPLPHHFPLRNRIISGLSRAVVVIEAGEKSGSLITARCALEQGREVMAVPGNALSGRNRGSHALLKDGAKLVEGVDDILEELGFSRPGPASVADPNPLLHNGLISTLQPGETYGLDELAESSGLPAADLLPRLLELELRGLVVRVPGGRFARVCKRV